Sequence from the Thermocoleostomius sinensis A174 genome:
GGAACTCTCTACAATCGAGCGTTGAAATCTAGAGACATTTGGCTAGAGGTAAGTTCCAAAGCAGGCATTCATGCGCAAGAGTCCGGTTCGCTGCATGTGGCGCGTCGTACCGATGAACTGGCGGTGTTGGAAGAATTTGTAGCGAGTCATCCAAATCCTACATCGGTGCAGTTGCTTACACCCGCTCAAGCAATCGAAAAAAGTCCAGCCGTCATTAAAGACGGGTTGCTAGGAGCGCTGTGGAGTGCCACCGAAGTGATTGTCGATCCCAGAGAAGCGATCGCCAAATTGCCGGCTTACCTGTCAGACACCTACAGCGTTCAGTTCCACTTTGGCACAGCGGTTACAGCCATTGAGAATGGAACAGTGACAGCAGGTGGGGAGCACTGGACGGGCGATCGCATGGTGGTTTGCAGTGGAGCCGATTTTGAAACACTGTACCCTGAACTTTACGCCACCAGCGGCATCACCAAGGTAAAGCTGCAAATGATGCGATCGGTTCCCCAATCCCATGGGTGGCGCTTAGGAGCGGCTCTCTGCGGTGGACTGACGCTAACGCACTATAGCTCCTTTGCGCATTGTCCCTCGTTGCCCGCCCTCAAGGAACGGATTGCTAACGAAACACCGCACTTCCCACAGTGGGGCATTCATGTCATGATGTCGCAAAACGCACAGGGCGAGTTAATTATTGGTGATTCCCATGAGTATGGGTTAAGTCCAGATCCGTTCGATCGCACCGACATTAATCAGTATGTGTTGGAGTATCTGAAAGGGTTCGCTGATGTTCCCTCTTTTGAGATTGCCGCCACTTGGCACGGCGTCTATGCCAAACTCCCCGGACAGACTGAACTGATCCTGCACCCCGACGAGAAAGTGACGATTGTCAATGCGCTGGGCGGAGCCGGAATGACGCTTTCATTTGGACTAGCAGAAGAGAACTGCATTACGGCAATCGCTCAGCAATGACCGCATAAAACGGATCGCCCCCCGCCAGTCCCATCAATTGCAGCACACGTGGCAGAGTCGAAGGTCGCGCAATCACTTCCGGTTCGCTGAAGCCAGGCACCGCCGCAAAATAGCGCTTCACCAATTCCACCCGATCGCCCTCAGAGCCATCACGCCACGCCTGAATCGCTTTTTGATAAAACATCCGATTGGAAAAACTCACGATTGCAATCCCACCCGGTTTCAGGATGCGATAGATTTCGGCAAACACCGCTTCAGCCCGCTGAAGATACTGCACTGAAACGGTATTGAGCACCGCATCAAACGATCGATCGGGCAACGGCAACAACTGCATTTGGTTCAGATTTTGTACAAAGTAATGATCCAAACGAGGATTGCGGGCCAGTTCTTCTTCGTTGAGTCCGTGTCCTTCCACGTGCTCAAACTCCATCTCGTCTGGCAGGTGAGATACCCAACTGCTCATCAGGTCAAAGATGCGAGTGTTGGGCTTGAGGCGTTCTCGGTATAGATCAGTTAGTTGCTGAATGAACAGTTCATCGACATGCGTGACAAATCGCGGCATATCGTAGAACAGTGTATCGTCGGTTTCATCAAGTTTGGTGCGTTGAATAGGTTCTAGCATGATCACAGCATCTTCCTACTCTTCTAGTGTAGATAAAAGTTGCGAAATATTAAGCTGACCTGGTCCGCCAACGGTGATCAAGCCACTCCACCCTGCTGGTAAAGAATTTTCTATCAATTTGCTGTCAGACTGAGAAAAGTAGAATGTGCACATGAGTCTAACGGATCACGATCGCTACAGGTTGAGGTAGGGAGTCCCATGATTAAAATTCTTCATCTTTCCGATATTCACATGGGTAGCGGCTTTTCTCATGGGCGGATCAATCCAGAGACAGGACTCAATACTCGGCTAGAAGACTTTGCCCATACCCTCGGCCAGTGCATCGATCGGGCCCTGTTTGAACCTGTGGATTTAGTGTTATTCGGAGGAGATGCTTTCCCTGATGCCACGCCACCGCCGATCGTCCAAGAGGTCTTCGCCATGCAGTTTCGTCGCTTGGTGGATGCCCAGATTCCTACGGTGCTGCTGGTGGGCAATCACGATCAGCACTCGCAGGGGTTAGGAGGGGCCAGTTTGTGTATTTATCGCACTTTGGGCGTGCCGGGTTTTGTCGTGGGCGATCGACTGCAAACACATCGCATTCAAACCCGCAACGGCGACATTCAAATTATTACCCTGCCATGGTTAACTCGATCGACGCTGTTGACCCGTCCTGACACTGAAGGGCTATCGTTGGGCGAAGTCAATCAGTTGTTAGTCGATCGGTTGCGGGTGGCGTTAGAAGGGGAAATTCGTCGCCTCGATCCAGCCATTCCCACGGTGTTGCTGGCCCACCTAATGACTGATACTGCCCGCTTTGGAGCCGAACGATTTCTGGCCGTTGGTAAAGGCTTCACCGTTCCCCTGTCGCTGCTCACTCGTCCCTGTTTTGACTATGTGGCGTTGGGGCATGTGCATCGCCATCAGATTTTGGCAGAGCATCCCTACGTGGTATACCCTGGCAGTATCGAGCGAGTTGATTTCAGCGAAGAAGCCGAAGAAAAAGGGTTTGTATTGGTCGAAGTCGATCGCGGCCACACCAAGCTGGAATTCTGTCCGTTATCGGTGCGCCCCTTTCGTACCATTCGCGTCGATGTGTCTGAAGCAGAAGATCCACAAGCAGCGCTAGTGAAAGCGATCGCGGCAGAACCCATTCAAGAAGCAGTGGTGCGGCTAATCTATCACGTGCGATCGGAGCAGCTAGATCAGATTGATAGCAACGGGCTGCATCAAGCTCTCAGTATGGCTCATACTTACACCATTCATGCGGAATTGGTTAGTCAACTGGCACGGCCTCGCTTGCCGGAAATGGGCACAGGCACCACGATCGACCCGATGGAAGCCCTGAAAACCTACATTACTAATCAGCCCCACCTGTCGGATATTGCGATCGAAATGATGGAAGCGGCTCAAGCGCTGTTAACCCATCAGGCAGACAGCGAATGCTTCGCCCAACCAGAATGGGACGAGTGGCAGCAGAGCCTTGATTTTGCCGAGGTCGCGCCAACATCGGAGACCGAACCGTCTCAACTGCGGCTACTGTAGCTGCCCTGCCCTGCCAGCCCTCCATTCATCAAGCCACGAGCGTCACTATTCCGCTATCGAGATCATAGCGCCCGCCCACCAGTTTCAACTGACCTGACTGTATCCGCTCACTAACGAGGGACGATCGCTGTAATTGTTCCATCTGATAGCGCACATTGGCTGTTACTGCATTATCTATCGCATCGCCTGGCTGATCTTTAACGCGATCTACCGCTGGCAAAATCGCCTTCACAAACGTGCCAATTTCACCAGGGAGAGGTTGGTTCTGCACCGCTGCCGTCACAGCCCCACAACGCTCGTGCCCTAGCACCATCAACAGCGGAGTTTCTAGCAGTGCCACCGCATATTCAATACTGCCGATCGCCGCCGAAGTGGCAATATTACCCGCAATCCGCACATCAAAAATATCACCAATGCCCTGATCAAAGACAATCTCAGCCGAGACCCGCGAGTCAGCACAACTCAAGACAGTTGCAAAGGGATGTTGCGCCTGTGCCACTTCTCGCACCCGCACCTCCGTTTGATCCGGATGTTGGGGATGATGTTGGGCAAACCGTTGATTGCCTGCCATCAGCTTTTGCAAGGCTTCATCCGGGCTAAGGGACGGCAGGCCGATCGCCGATAAATCAGCCGCCTGTGCTGATTTTTGTTGCCACAGCCAACCACTCACAGTCGTCGCGAACCCAAATGCGCCGATCGATCCAATCTTTAAAAAATCACGACGGTGAATGAAATGATTGATATAGTTCATGACTTTATGACTCGATTTTTCAAGAAATAGAGATGTCAAAAATACAAAAATTGAGAGGTAGTGGGTAATGAGTGATAAAAAGAATTGAATAAAAGAGCGCTAGAACAGTGAGTTTCGATCGCCGCCGAAACCCTCGTACCTCACTGATTTCCTTTCACCAATCACCAATTACCGATTACCCCTTACCATTCCCCATCCTTCTCTGATTCACTTTTATTCAGAGCGACGCCACACACTTTACCGATCGAATCTCCATCACATCCGAGATATAACAAGTACCACCAAATTTGTTGAGCAAAGGGCGAACGTTTTCCACCACCGCCTTAATCTGCTCAGGCATACAGAAAGCAATGATATAAACATTGTCGAGCATAGTCATATCTAAATCTTCGCCAGCCCGTAAGCCTTTACCAGCCACATTGCGAATGACAGCATGTCCATGAACCCCTGATTTATCCAAGCTATCTAAAATCTTGCCAAGCTCGAAGGAGTTGGCAATGATTTCAATTTTTTTCACAAGATGCATGGGCTTACCTCCACAACAGGTTGATTCCGTATAAGTACAGCGGAATTCCCACAATGATGTTGAATGGGAACGTTACCGCTAGAGCCGTGGAAACGTACAGGCTAGGATTCGCTTCAGGCACTGTTAACCGCATCGCGGCTGGAACAGCAATATAAGAAGCACTGGCACATAAAACAGAGAACAAGAGTGCGTCTCCTTGGGGCATGTTGATGAATCGAGCGATGAGCAACCCAATGCCTGCATTGAGTATAGGAATTAGTATGGCAAACGAGATTAGAAAAACACCGGTTTTTTGTAAGTCTTTAAGTCTGCGGGCAGCAACCAAACCCATGTCCAGCAAAAAGAAGGTGAGCACCCCATAGAACATACCTTGTGTGAAAGGTTCTAACACTTGCCAGCCATGCTCGCCTGTTAACATACCGATTAGGAGGCTGCCAACCAACAGAAATACAGAACTGTTGAGGAAGGCTTCTTGCAGCACTTCCGACCAAGCAAATTCACGCTTTTCATCAACTGTGAAGAGATTGACTAAAATCAACCCGACGATAATAGCAGGTGACTCCATTAATGCTAAAGCAGCAACCATGTAGCCATCGAAATCAATATTCAGTTCTGTCAGAAAAGCACTGGCTGTAATGAAGGTGACAGCACTAATTGACCCGTATGTGGCGGCGATCGCCGCTGCATCATAGGTATCTAACTTGATTTTCAGAATAAAAAAGGTGTAGAGCGGCACAATGCAAGCCATCAGCATTGCTGCTAGCAGGGTGAGAAGCACTTCTTGCGTCACGCCGCTTTTCACCAGTTCTACGCCGCCTTTGAATCCGATCGCCAGCAATAGATACAGGGAAAAGAGTTTTGGAATGGGTGCAGGGATTTCTAAATCAGATTTGACTAGAACAGCCGTCATCCCTAAAAAGAAAAATAGAACGGGTGGGTTCAGGATATTGGATACGATCAAGCTGCCATCCATGTCCGTCCCCCCTGAGGCTGCGAAAGTCGAAGGTTTGCGAAACGTTGCATTGTGAAAAACAGATATAGCGATTGAACCATGATGTATCGTGTCCTGTTGCTTTACCCGGTGTCAATCAAATGACATCAACGGAATCATACGCTTAGGAAACGTCCAATTCATCAGGTTCAACCGCTGATTGTGGCGTCCTGTTATTGCATTTCGTTGTATTAAGTTAATTTACATTGGCGTAAACCGTCGTGGCCGACGGTGAAGCCAAGTCAGCTTCGTGGGATCGGGCTGTTCGCAGCGCCTGCAATTGGGTTTCTAGCTGGTTCTTAACCTCGTGTCGGAACGTGAAGAAGTGTTCTCCGGCTCCTAACGTCACAATGTAGTCATAGAGCAGTTGGGGTTTTGTCAAGGCAATGATCGCCAGTTGCCACCAAAAGCGGAAACGAGTCGATCGCACGACTCCCTGTCGCCAACAAATGGTCAAAAATAGCCGCAGTTCGTGATGAGTCAGGCGCGGCTTCCGCCAAGGCCGTTTCCCTGTCATTAGCTGAATGTGGTGAAACGTGCGTTTCAAGTAGGGCAATGGCTCATACAAGTTCCAGAATGTCTCGATAAATTCCGTGACAATTTCTTCGAGCGGACGAGTGGGCACAAAATTCATCAGCGATGTTTGCGACCCAGCGCTAATGAAATCTTGCAAGCGCCCTTCTTGTTTCAGGCGTTGCCACATCGCAGTATTCGGCAACGCTTGTAGCAGATTGAGATGGGCTTTGGAAATTCCAGTTTCTTCGACAAATTCCTGAATTCGCCGTCCGGCTCCGGGTTTCTCGCCGTCAAATCCTAAAATAAACCCAGACATAATTTGCAGCCCGGCTCGGGTAATTTTGTGGCAGGACTCCATCAACGAATGGCGTGTATTTTGTTCTTTGTGCGCTACCGTCAAACTGTCAACATCAGGAGTTTCAATCCCCATAAACACCATGGTGAAGCCCGCCTGCACCATCAAATCCAGCAGTTCATCATCCTCTGCTAAATTAAGCGATGCTTCAGTCAGCAGAATAAAGGGATAATCGTGCTGCTGCATCCAGGGAATTAATGCGCGTAGGAAAACTTTGGCATTGCGCTTATTGCCGATAAAATTGTCGTCAACGACAAACACGTAGCGCCGCCATCCCATACGGTAGAGCACCTCAAACTCTGCCAGCATTTGTTCTGGGGTTTTGGTACGGGGCTTGCGACCGTAGAGATTGATAATGTCACAAAATTCGCACTGAAACGGACAGCCACGAGAGAATTGCACCGTAATAGCCAAATAGGCATCCAGATTCAACAGGTCAAAGCGAGGAATGGGCGTTTGCGTCACATCGGGTTTTTCGATCGATCGAAACACACCCGT
This genomic interval carries:
- a CDS encoding TIGR03364 family FAD-dependent oxidoreductase; this translates as MTHADVLIVGAGIVGLAHALAFAKRGQSVVVFERNPQAMGASIRNFGMVWPIGQPQGTLYNRALKSRDIWLEVSSKAGIHAQESGSLHVARRTDELAVLEEFVASHPNPTSVQLLTPAQAIEKSPAVIKDGLLGALWSATEVIVDPREAIAKLPAYLSDTYSVQFHFGTAVTAIENGTVTAGGEHWTGDRMVVCSGADFETLYPELYATSGITKVKLQMMRSVPQSHGWRLGAALCGGLTLTHYSSFAHCPSLPALKERIANETPHFPQWGIHVMMSQNAQGELIIGDSHEYGLSPDPFDRTDINQYVLEYLKGFADVPSFEIAATWHGVYAKLPGQTELILHPDEKVTIVNALGGAGMTLSFGLAEENCITAIAQQ
- a CDS encoding class I SAM-dependent methyltransferase; translated protein: MMLEPIQRTKLDETDDTLFYDMPRFVTHVDELFIQQLTDLYRERLKPNTRIFDLMSSWVSHLPDEMEFEHVEGHGLNEEELARNPRLDHYFVQNLNQMQLLPLPDRSFDAVLNTVSVQYLQRAEAVFAEIYRILKPGGIAIVSFSNRMFYQKAIQAWRDGSEGDRVELVKRYFAAVPGFSEPEVIARPSTLPRVLQLMGLAGGDPFYAVIAERLP
- the sbcD gene encoding exonuclease subunit SbcD; this encodes MIKILHLSDIHMGSGFSHGRINPETGLNTRLEDFAHTLGQCIDRALFEPVDLVLFGGDAFPDATPPPIVQEVFAMQFRRLVDAQIPTVLLVGNHDQHSQGLGGASLCIYRTLGVPGFVVGDRLQTHRIQTRNGDIQIITLPWLTRSTLLTRPDTEGLSLGEVNQLLVDRLRVALEGEIRRLDPAIPTVLLAHLMTDTARFGAERFLAVGKGFTVPLSLLTRPCFDYVALGHVHRHQILAEHPYVVYPGSIERVDFSEEAEEKGFVLVEVDRGHTKLEFCPLSVRPFRTIRVDVSEAEDPQAALVKAIAAEPIQEAVVRLIYHVRSEQLDQIDSNGLHQALSMAHTYTIHAELVSQLARPRLPEMGTGTTIDPMEALKTYITNQPHLSDIAIEMMEAAQALLTHQADSECFAQPEWDEWQQSLDFAEVAPTSETEPSQLRLL
- a CDS encoding carbonic anhydrase, translated to MNYINHFIHRRDFLKIGSIGAFGFATTVSGWLWQQKSAQAADLSAIGLPSLSPDEALQKLMAGNQRFAQHHPQHPDQTEVRVREVAQAQHPFATVLSCADSRVSAEIVFDQGIGDIFDVRIAGNIATSAAIGSIEYAVALLETPLLMVLGHERCGAVTAAVQNQPLPGEIGTFVKAILPAVDRVKDQPGDAIDNAVTANVRYQMEQLQRSSLVSERIQSGQLKLVGGRYDLDSGIVTLVA
- a CDS encoding P-II family nitrogen regulator; the encoded protein is MHLVKKIEIIANSFELGKILDSLDKSGVHGHAVIRNVAGKGLRAGEDLDMTMLDNVYIIAFCMPEQIKAVVENVRPLLNKFGGTCYISDVMEIRSVKCVASL
- a CDS encoding sodium-dependent bicarbonate transport family permease encodes the protein MDGSLIVSNILNPPVLFFFLGMTAVLVKSDLEIPAPIPKLFSLYLLLAIGFKGGVELVKSGVTQEVLLTLLAAMLMACIVPLYTFFILKIKLDTYDAAAIAATYGSISAVTFITASAFLTELNIDFDGYMVAALALMESPAIIVGLILVNLFTVDEKREFAWSEVLQEAFLNSSVFLLVGSLLIGMLTGEHGWQVLEPFTQGMFYGVLTFFLLDMGLVAARRLKDLQKTGVFLISFAILIPILNAGIGLLIARFINMPQGDALLFSVLCASASYIAVPAAMRLTVPEANPSLYVSTALAVTFPFNIIVGIPLYLYGINLLWR
- a CDS encoding B12-binding domain-containing radical SAM protein encodes the protein MKALLLWPIMPNSFWSYQETLDVAGLRATNPPLGLITVAAMLPTSWEVRFADRNVQFETDADWQWCDLVIISAMIIQKQDFCDLIQKGVALGKKVAVGGPYPTSVPEVALNAGAHYLILDEGECTIPLFLEALERGDETGVFRSIEKPDVTQTPIPRFDLLNLDAYLAITVQFSRGCPFQCEFCDIINLYGRKPRTKTPEQMLAEFEVLYRMGWRRYVFVVDDNFIGNKRNAKVFLRALIPWMQQHDYPFILLTEASLNLAEDDELLDLMVQAGFTMVFMGIETPDVDSLTVAHKEQNTRHSLMESCHKITRAGLQIMSGFILGFDGEKPGAGRRIQEFVEETGISKAHLNLLQALPNTAMWQRLKQEGRLQDFISAGSQTSLMNFVPTRPLEEIVTEFIETFWNLYEPLPYLKRTFHHIQLMTGKRPWRKPRLTHHELRLFLTICWRQGVVRSTRFRFWWQLAIIALTKPQLLYDYIVTLGAGEHFFTFRHEVKNQLETQLQALRTARSHEADLASPSATTVYANVN